Proteins encoded by one window of Conger conger chromosome 1, fConCon1.1, whole genome shotgun sequence:
- the LOC133107256 gene encoding cytochrome P450 4B1, producing MTLVESLKRVQTSFNSVHVYHLATVFCLAFVVLKVAKLFIERRKWIEVLRDFPGPPAHWLYGHVNEFHQDGTDLDTLVKWGQSYPMAFPLWFGPFVSFLNIHHPEYLKTLLASTEPKDDIAYKFLIPWIGDGLLVSHGQKWFRHRRLLTPGFHYDVLRPYVKLMADSTKVMLDKWEAYVDGDGSFELFQHVSLMTLDSIMKCAFSCETNCQIESGTNAYIQAVYELSYLINFRFRTFPYHSDTIFSLSPHGFRFRKACRIAHRHTEEVVRKRKEALKDEKELGRIQKKRNLDFLDILLCARDEQQQGLSDEAIRAEVDTFMFEGHDTTASGVSWILYSLACHPQHQAQAREEVLQALDGKDTMDWEDLSKIPYTTMCIKESLRLFPPVPGHSRKLTKPMTFCDGRTVPAGCLVGSSVYGIHRNAAVWENPDVFDPLRFLPENCAKRSPHAFVPFSAGPRNCIGQNFAMNEMKVAIALTLQRYQLVNDPEKAPKLIPRLILRSINGIHLKIKRVKLEP from the exons ATGACGCTGGTTGAATCGCTTAAGAGGGTGCAGACTTCCTTTAATTCAGTGCACGTTTACCATTTGGCGACCGTTTTCTGTTTAGCATTCGTGGTGCTGAAAGTTGCAAAGCTGTTTATCGAAAGGCGCAAATGGATAGAGGTTCTCCGCGATTTTCCCGGACCACCTGCTCACTGGCTCTACGGACACGTTAACGAG TTTCATCAAGATGGGACGGATTTGGATACGCTGGTAAAATGGGGACAGTCGTACCCCATGGCGTTCCCACTATGGTTCGGGCCGTTCGTCTCCTTCCTGAACATCCATCACCCGGAATACCTGAAAACACTGCTGGCCTCGACAG AACCCAAAGATGACATTGCATATAAATTCCTTATCCCGTGGATAG GTGATGGACTGCTGGTGTCTCACGGGCAGAAGTGGTTCCGGCACAGACGACTGCTGACCCCAGGGTTCCACTACGACGTCCTGAGGCCGTACGTGAAGCTCATGGCAGACAGCACCAAAGTCATGCTG GACAAATGGGAGGCGTACGTTGACGGAGATGGGTCTTTTGAGCTCTTCCAGCACGTCAGCCTGATGACTCTGGACAGTATCATGAAGTGTGCATTCAGCTGCGAGACAAACTGCCAGATCGAGAG TGGGACCAACGCGTACATCCAGGCAGTGTACGAGCTGAGCTACCTGATAAACTTCAGGTTCCGGACCTTTCCGTACCACAGCGACACCATCTTCAGCCTCAGTCCGCACGGGTTCCGGTTTCGGAAGGCCTGCAGGATCGCACACCGGCACACGG AGGAGGTGGTGCGGAAACGCAAGGAGGCGCTGAAGGACGAGAAGGAGTTGGGAAGAATACAGAAGAAGAGAAACCTGGACTTTCTCGATATTTTGCTGTGCGCGAGA gacgagcagcagcagggcctcTCAGACGAGGCGATCCGGGCGGAGGTGGACACCTTCATGTTCGAGGGGCACGACACCACGGCCAGCGGGGTCTCCTGGATCCTCTACAGCCTGGCCTGCCACCCCCAGCACCAGGCCCAGGCCCGGGAGGAGGTACTACAGGCCCTGGATGGGAAGGACACCATGGACTG GGAGGATCTGAGTAAAATTCCGTACACGACCATGTGCATAAAGGAGTCTCTCCGGCTCTTCCCTCCCGTTCCCGGACATTCCAGGAAACTCACCAAGCCCATGACGTTCTGCGATGGAAGGACCGTTCCGGCAG GATGCCTCGTCGGGTCAAGTGTTTATGGCATTCACAGGAACGCCGCAGTTTGGGAAAACCCGGAT GTGTTTGATCCGTTGCGGTTTCTACCGGAGAACTGCGCCAAGAGATCGCCTCACGCTTTCGTCCCCTTCTCAGCCGGACCCAG AAACTGCATCGGCCAAAACTTCGCCATGAACGAGATGAAAGTGGCTATCGCGCTGACGCTCCAACGGTACCAGCTGGTCAACGATCCCGAAAAGGCCCCGAAATTAATCCCACGTCTGATCCTACGTTCCATCAACGGAATTCATCTGAAAATCAAACGAGTGAAACTCGAACCCTGA
- the LOC133107357 gene encoding uncharacterized protein LOC133107357, whose product MPGDRSLGLPDLGLLTREDLTPRTLACDVMGITFTLVVLTAQTGTLSLFTEKRQGARLGDEVLIPCTDHHDVSGRDIFQWIYRKDPRSKPVTIARNLESGMLHTSTELWREKKMLRNFSLVITNFREVDQGTYWCQLCPRNKQCPRELRTLFLLEDSPAAVRNRLYVAEGRDFAHPCSGVAGRAGPSVVWTFQRFGETSAPLWTPRRQPDASIHILDVRPSDAGTYTCWRQESSGHRQGLLALSLESLRAFVRRPDACSS is encoded by the exons ATGCCTGGGGACCGCTCACTCG GTCTGCCAGACTTGGGACTCCTTACCAGGGAAGATCTG ACGCCAAGGACGTTAGCATGCGACGTGATGGGCATCACCTTCACTCTGGTGGTTCTGACAGCTCAGACCGGCACGCTGTCTCTCTTCACCG AAAAACGGCAGGGAGCCCGACTTGGGGATGAAGTCCTAATCCCGTGTACGGACCACCACGATGTCAGTGGCCGAGACATTTTTCAGTGGATCTACCGCAAAGACCCCCGTAGCAAGCCTGTTACGATAGCTCGGAACCTCGAATCTGGAATGCTACATACAAGCACAGAGTTatggagagagaagaaaatgCTACGCAACTTTTCACTGGTCATCACCAATTTCAGGGAAGTGGACCAAGGAACCTACTGGTGCCAGCTCTGCCCAAGAAATAAGCAGTGCCCCCGTGAATTAAGGACCCTTTTTCTGTTagaag ATTCCCCCGCGGCTGTCAGGAACAGGCTGTATGTGGCTGAAGGGCGGGACTTTGCGCATCCCTGCTCAGGGGTGGCAGGGCGCGCGGGCCCCTCAGTCGTGTGGACCTTTCAGCGCTTTGGAGAGACGTCCGCTCCTCTGTGGACCCCCCGGAGACAGCCCGACGCGTCCATCCACATACTGGACGTCCGGCCCTCTGATGCGGGGACCTACACCTGCTGGAGGCAGGAGAGCTCCGGACACCGACAGGGCCTGCTGGCCCTCAGTCT TGAATCTCTCAGGGCCTTTGTGAGGAGGCCGGATGCCTGCAGTTCCTGA